The following proteins are encoded in a genomic region of uncultured Vibrio sp.:
- the galU gene encoding UTP--glucose-1-phosphate uridylyltransferase GalU gives MIKKCLFPAAGYGTRFLPATKSMPKEMMPVVNKPLIEYGVEEAIQAGMNGMCIVTGRGKHSIMDHFDKNYELEHQISGTNKEELLVDIREIIESANFTYIRQREMKGLGHAILTGRELVGDEPFAVVLADDLCVNEDEGVLAQMVALFKQFRCSIVAVQEVPVEETHKYGVIAGEMIKDNIFRVDDMVEKPEQGTAPSNLAIIGRYILTPDIFELIENTEPGKGGEIQITDALLKQAKAGCVLAYKFKGKRFDCGSVEGYIEATNYCFENLYLKDEKKSELGKHATQREA, from the coding sequence ATGATTAAAAAATGTCTGTTCCCTGCTGCAGGCTATGGTACGCGCTTCCTACCTGCGACCAAGTCAATGCCAAAAGAGATGATGCCAGTAGTGAACAAGCCATTGATTGAATATGGCGTCGAAGAAGCAATCCAAGCTGGAATGAATGGCATGTGCATTGTGACTGGTCGCGGTAAACACTCAATCATGGATCACTTTGATAAAAACTACGAGCTTGAGCATCAAATCAGCGGCACTAACAAAGAAGAGCTGTTGGTGGACATTCGCGAAATCATTGAGTCAGCGAACTTTACCTATATTCGTCAAAGAGAGATGAAAGGTCTCGGACACGCTATCCTTACCGGCCGTGAACTGGTTGGTGATGAACCATTTGCAGTCGTTTTGGCGGATGACCTTTGTGTCAATGAAGACGAAGGCGTTCTTGCTCAAATGGTTGCTCTGTTTAAACAGTTCCGTTGCTCTATTGTTGCGGTACAGGAAGTCCCTGTTGAAGAAACTCATAAATACGGCGTTATCGCAGGTGAAATGATTAAAGATAATATCTTCCGTGTTGACGACATGGTAGAAAAGCCTGAACAGGGTACCGCACCAAGTAATTTAGCCATCATCGGCCGTTACATCCTGACTCCTGATATTTTCGAGTTAATTGAAAACACCGAGCCTGGCAAAGGTGGTGAAATTCAGATTACGGATGCTCTGCTAAAACAAGCCAAAGCAGGCTGTGTTCTTGCATACAAATTTAAAGGTAAGCGATTTGACTGCGGTAGCGTAGAAGGTTACATCGAGGCAACAAATTACTGTTTCGAAAACCTGTACCTAAAAGATGAAAAAAAGTCTGAATTAGGTAAGCACGCAACCCAACGAGAAGCATAA
- a CDS encoding LuxR C-terminal-related transcriptional regulator: protein MKKSAYARKLFLISLEENAPQKVSALEKYIELDIPVISTDALMEAKPKHRNKILLIDFSEHKSLVQSIKNLPLMWKNFETVVFNVPKRLTTDELLSFGQLKGVFYAEESLERVGEGLKGIINGQNWLPRNVSSQLLHYYRNVINTHTAPATVDLTIRELQVLRCLQNGASNSRMAEELFVSEFTIKSHLYQIFKKLSVKNRVQAIAWADQNLMS, encoded by the coding sequence ATGAAAAAGTCGGCTTATGCCAGAAAGCTATTTCTGATCAGTCTGGAAGAGAATGCCCCGCAAAAGGTATCGGCGCTGGAAAAGTACATCGAGCTAGATATCCCGGTTATCTCGACGGATGCTTTAATGGAAGCGAAACCGAAACATCGTAATAAAATCTTGCTCATCGATTTCAGTGAACATAAGTCACTTGTTCAATCGATTAAGAATTTACCACTGATGTGGAAAAACTTTGAGACGGTGGTTTTTAATGTCCCTAAGCGTTTGACGACTGATGAGCTGCTCTCTTTCGGCCAGCTCAAAGGCGTATTCTATGCCGAGGAATCTCTAGAGCGAGTCGGTGAAGGGTTAAAGGGCATCATTAACGGTCAAAATTGGTTACCACGAAATGTGTCCAGTCAACTTCTTCACTATTACCGCAATGTCATCAATACTCATACTGCGCCCGCGACCGTGGACCTTACCATTAGAGAACTACAAGTGTTGCGTTGTCTTCAGAATGGTGCATCGAATAGCCGAATGGCAGAAGAGTTGTTTGTTAGCGAGTTTACGATTAAATCTCATCTGTACCAAATATTTAAAAAACTCTCTGTGAAGAATCGCGTACAAGCCATTGCTTGGGCAGATCAGAATCTGATGTCTTAA
- a CDS encoding single-stranded DNA-binding protein, with protein MASRGINKVILVGNLGNDPEIRYMPNGGAVANITIATSDSWRDKATGEQREKTEWHRVVLFGKLAEVAGEYLRKGSQVYVEGQLQTRKWQDQNGQDRYSTEVVVQGFNGVMQMLGGRAQGGAPAMGGQPSQQGGWGQPQQPAQPQYNAPQQQAPKQSAPQQPQQQYNEPPMDFDDDIPF; from the coding sequence ATGGCCAGCCGTGGAATTAACAAAGTTATTTTGGTGGGGAATCTAGGCAACGACCCTGAAATTCGCTACATGCCGAATGGTGGTGCAGTAGCAAACATTACTATTGCGACCTCTGATTCATGGCGTGATAAAGCGACTGGCGAACAGCGCGAAAAAACGGAATGGCACCGCGTAGTGCTGTTTGGCAAACTTGCGGAAGTTGCTGGCGAATACCTACGCAAAGGCTCACAAGTTTACGTTGAAGGCCAACTTCAAACGCGTAAATGGCAAGACCAAAACGGTCAAGACCGTTACTCAACAGAGGTTGTTGTTCAGGGCTTCAACGGTGTCATGCAGATGCTTGGTGGCCGAGCTCAAGGTGGCGCACCAGCAATGGGTGGTCAACCGTCACAGCAAGGTGGTTGGGGTCAGCCTCAGCAACCAGCGCAACCGCAATACAATGCGCCTCAGCAACAGGCTCCAAAGCAATCGGCTCCACAGCAGCCTCAGCAGCAGTACAATGAGCCGCCAATGGATTTTGACGACGATATTCCGTTCTGA
- the csrD gene encoding RNase E specificity factor CsrD, translating to MRYTPTLKLSTRLVAFVTMIVICAMFILFVGGTLSFKRLGQEYLTHYLEGIVEVVDKEMEDPDAAYSMQRWMPKMLQASNIVEMTLTTNNAVVYRFKDTSHKIEASVLFEKEYPLAHNQDYMIYFKAIPPYLGYGYSMQALWSITLAVILIIFCLMRGVAWLKEQLAGSEMLEERGRMILAGRVEQYAKGDKSEWPYTASEALDVLIEELQDARQERSRFDTFIRTQTFLDKLTGTANRVLFDSKLESSLLESGARGAVMLVRLHDWKLAEEVQDKQVTDDFIVEVGSLLSNLVQRYPDVVFSRYYDSDFALFLPHQDAKGVANLASQCIRQLEKLTPPEPLEPDNWCHIGITMFKEGERHSQIIDEAETALRSAQLQNNNNWSRFKKWNHEEEVRGSVRWRTLFDKALTPERVILYAQPVYVMNDSLHKKALYEALTCRLQDPENGIVKASRFISAVRLVGYEAQMDKAVVNKFLRNFKDNFAHSKSYTLSLNVTPFASREYFKWFRYELLQLSREQRKCLNFEFVEAQFVRHLDFMRPVAKMLAGLGCQLMIGQAGRTIVSSHYLKEVDICYLKLHRSLVTKIDQRHENQLFIRSMLGAAANSKTKIVAVGIENRNELNTLLELGVYGGQGRYFSTERQFLPRAQKVQPTRSESQVKPGRRNRWRKK from the coding sequence ATGAGGTATACCCCAACGCTTAAACTAAGCACGCGGCTGGTGGCTTTTGTCACCATGATCGTGATCTGCGCAATGTTTATTTTGTTTGTCGGCGGCACCCTCTCTTTTAAACGGCTTGGGCAAGAATATCTTACCCATTATTTAGAAGGGATCGTTGAGGTGGTCGATAAGGAGATGGAAGATCCGGATGCGGCATACTCCATGCAGCGCTGGATGCCCAAAATGCTGCAGGCCAGCAACATTGTAGAAATGACGCTGACGACCAATAATGCGGTTGTATATCGGTTTAAAGATACATCTCATAAGATAGAAGCGTCTGTCTTATTTGAAAAAGAGTACCCACTGGCTCACAACCAAGATTATATGATCTATTTTAAGGCGATACCTCCTTACTTAGGTTACGGTTACTCGATGCAAGCATTATGGTCGATCACGCTGGCGGTGATTTTGATCATTTTTTGTCTGATGCGTGGCGTTGCTTGGTTGAAAGAGCAATTAGCAGGGTCAGAAATGCTGGAAGAGCGTGGCCGAATGATTTTAGCTGGCCGTGTTGAGCAATATGCAAAAGGTGATAAATCGGAGTGGCCTTACACCGCGAGTGAAGCGCTCGATGTGCTCATTGAAGAGTTACAAGATGCGCGTCAGGAGCGCAGTAGGTTCGATACTTTCATTCGAACGCAAACATTTTTAGACAAGCTAACGGGAACAGCGAACCGAGTACTGTTCGACAGTAAATTGGAATCGTCTTTACTAGAAAGCGGCGCACGTGGTGCGGTGATGCTGGTACGTCTGCATGACTGGAAGTTAGCTGAAGAGGTGCAAGATAAGCAAGTTACCGATGATTTTATTGTTGAAGTCGGCAGTCTGCTATCTAACTTAGTTCAGCGTTACCCTGACGTGGTATTTTCGCGTTACTACGACTCTGACTTTGCGTTGTTTTTGCCTCACCAAGATGCAAAAGGGGTTGCGAATCTCGCCTCTCAATGTATCCGTCAGCTTGAAAAATTGACGCCGCCAGAACCTTTGGAACCAGACAATTGGTGCCATATCGGCATCACCATGTTTAAAGAAGGTGAGCGTCATAGCCAGATTATTGATGAAGCAGAAACCGCACTACGTAGTGCGCAGCTACAAAATAACAATAACTGGAGCCGTTTTAAAAAGTGGAATCATGAAGAGGAAGTTCGAGGAAGTGTTAGATGGCGTACATTGTTTGATAAAGCACTGACTCCTGAAAGAGTAATACTTTACGCGCAACCTGTTTATGTGATGAATGATTCACTTCATAAAAAAGCACTCTATGAAGCGTTAACCTGTCGTCTTCAAGATCCGGAAAATGGCATTGTGAAAGCCTCCAGATTTATTTCTGCAGTAAGGCTGGTGGGTTATGAAGCGCAAATGGATAAGGCAGTGGTCAATAAATTCCTACGAAATTTTAAGGACAATTTTGCCCACTCCAAATCATATACACTCAGTTTAAACGTCACCCCATTTGCTAGCCGAGAATATTTCAAATGGTTTCGTTATGAATTGCTACAGCTGTCACGTGAACAAAGAAAGTGTCTCAATTTTGAGTTTGTAGAAGCACAATTTGTAAGACACTTAGACTTTATGCGTCCAGTGGCTAAAATGCTGGCTGGTTTAGGCTGCCAACTTATGATTGGGCAAGCTGGGCGAACTATTGTCAGTAGCCACTATTTGAAAGAGGTCGACATTTGTTACCTCAAGCTCCATCGTAGCTTAGTCACCAAGATTGATCAGCGGCATGAAAACCAGCTTTTTATTCGCAGTATGTTAGGTGCTGCCGCAAACAGTAAAACCAAAATTGTAGCAGTAGGTATTGAGAACCGGAATGAATTAAATACGTTACTTGAGTTAGGTGTATACGGTGGTCAAGGTCGCTATTTCTCTACAGAGCGACAATTTCTTCCCCGTGCGCAAAAGGTGCAGCCCACTCGGTCAGAATCCCAAGTTAAGCCAGGGAGACGAAATCGCTGGCGTAAAAAATAA
- a CDS encoding MSHA biogenesis protein MshI, with the protein MDFKAVIDKFVRSSGGGRACFLVIQPDAIYLSSSLKSARPTRFEISESNWERAVEQALSVAASSYDSLKVVLSHNYYQMYQIDKPLMPRHEWSAALPFLLKELISERAIDIVADAVELPNSSKVQAYVLSRKTLDKIVQLANHAQLPLEAIVPEDCVWGHTAGELGNFILLQRSVRGHFRISAFVERTIAFHRSIRSVTPPLTGVPSTELQMDSLSLELQRSIDYLSSQLRHVQLHQLKVCCDEEDEHELVQSLNYRLSTKVSPLLPEGHDFSGHVLADTATGSKELQINLYPDYLKPKKELLTLKNVVISWGVAAAVILLSYGYVTWQSEGLEDEIAIVKSKGSIMKSELERIQVQLRKHQPDTSKLAAKERLERTVKAKRDSLKAVGKYDDSQLTGYSGVMLSLAKLGNKDISLSEIRMNNNTLNVKGLAKAPSSVPNWVNQFKDEISLVGRTFDQVSIGRNEKGIVTFELKAGEDKNK; encoded by the coding sequence ATGGATTTTAAAGCAGTAATCGACAAGTTTGTGCGATCGTCAGGTGGTGGTCGTGCTTGTTTTTTAGTTATTCAGCCAGACGCAATCTATTTATCATCATCACTAAAAAGTGCTCGACCGACCCGGTTTGAAATCTCGGAGTCAAACTGGGAAAGAGCGGTGGAACAGGCACTCAGTGTTGCCGCCAGTTCTTATGACTCGTTAAAGGTAGTACTGTCTCACAACTACTACCAGATGTACCAGATCGATAAACCACTCATGCCTCGTCATGAGTGGTCTGCTGCTTTACCTTTTTTGCTGAAAGAGCTGATCTCCGAACGCGCAATAGATATCGTTGCGGACGCTGTAGAACTGCCGAACTCGAGTAAGGTTCAGGCATATGTGTTATCAAGAAAAACACTCGATAAGATTGTGCAGCTTGCGAATCACGCTCAGTTACCGTTAGAAGCTATCGTTCCTGAAGACTGTGTATGGGGGCATACCGCCGGGGAACTCGGTAATTTCATTTTGCTGCAACGCAGTGTTCGCGGGCACTTCCGCATCAGTGCATTTGTCGAACGAACAATTGCATTTCATCGTTCCATCCGTAGCGTGACACCACCTTTGACGGGGGTTCCGTCCACTGAGCTGCAAATGGATAGTTTATCCTTGGAACTTCAGCGCTCCATTGATTACCTGTCTTCACAGCTTCGTCATGTCCAGCTGCATCAGTTGAAAGTGTGCTGTGATGAAGAAGATGAGCACGAGCTGGTTCAGTCTCTCAATTACCGTTTAAGTACCAAAGTTTCTCCTTTATTACCTGAAGGCCATGACTTCTCGGGACATGTGCTTGCTGACACAGCGACAGGATCTAAAGAGTTACAGATTAACTTATATCCCGATTATTTAAAGCCGAAGAAGGAGCTTCTGACCTTAAAAAATGTGGTGATTTCTTGGGGCGTCGCAGCTGCAGTTATTCTGTTGTCCTATGGTTACGTCACCTGGCAAAGTGAAGGGCTAGAAGATGAGATTGCCATTGTGAAAAGCAAAGGCAGCATTATGAAATCTGAGCTGGAGAGAATTCAGGTCCAGTTGCGCAAACATCAGCCTGACACCAGTAAGTTAGCGGCAAAAGAACGTCTCGAGCGTACCGTGAAGGCTAAGCGAGACTCTCTAAAAGCGGTTGGGAAATATGACGATTCACAACTGACAGGGTACTCCGGTGTGATGTTGTCTCTGGCGAAGTTAGGCAATAAAGACATTTCTTTATCAGAAATTCGTATGAACAATAATACGTTAAATGTAAAAGGGCTGGCTAAGGCACCAAGTTCAGTTCCGAACTGGGTTAACCAATTTAAAGATGAAATCAGCCTTGTTGGTCGCACTTTCGATCAAGTAAGTATTGGTCGCAATGAAAAAGGTATTGTCACGTTTGAACTGAAAGCCGGGGAGGATAAAAATAAATGA
- the gspM gene encoding type II secretion system protein GspM produces the protein MNEFWFSLEERFAEMSAREKVLIALCGLVTVVMLLFTLVLEPKLKQINDNERQLSSLKQTNQKTEIDILRIQAQLKKDPNAEIDLQVSGLLAESQRLSQQLSEIIEHLITPSQMAGLLEKVLEQQTGIHLVSLQTLPSEPISDDKEVSQYSGYYVHPVRMELTGDYFSIANYLSKLEKMSESYYWRSFHYQVDEYPKATLVLEVYTLGSREAFIGG, from the coding sequence ATGAATGAGTTCTGGTTTTCTCTGGAAGAACGTTTTGCTGAAATGAGTGCACGAGAAAAAGTGCTGATCGCCTTGTGCGGTTTGGTAACCGTGGTGATGCTGCTGTTTACGCTTGTGCTCGAACCCAAACTCAAGCAAATAAATGATAATGAACGGCAATTGAGTAGCCTAAAGCAGACCAATCAAAAAACTGAGATTGATATTTTACGTATACAAGCGCAACTGAAAAAAGATCCAAATGCGGAAATTGATTTGCAGGTTTCTGGTTTGCTTGCCGAAAGTCAGCGTCTTTCTCAACAGTTGTCAGAGATTATTGAACACCTTATCACGCCCTCACAAATGGCGGGGTTACTTGAGAAAGTGTTAGAGCAGCAAACGGGTATTCACTTAGTTTCTTTGCAAACTCTGCCTTCAGAGCCGATCTCAGATGATAAAGAAGTGTCTCAATATTCAGGCTACTACGTTCATCCTGTGCGTATGGAACTGACAGGAGATTACTTCTCTATTGCTAACTACCTGAGTAAGCTGGAAAAAATGTCGGAAAGTTATTACTGGCGCAGTTTTCATTACCAAGTGGATGAATATCCCAAAGCAACATTAGTGTTGGAAGTGTACACATTAGGCTCTAGAGAGGCGTTTATCGGTGGTTAA
- a CDS encoding MSHA biogenesis protein MshK has product MVKNFIISIALTVIAGGAWANQDPTAPLGWQKPVVESSTKPTKKRYRLPSLNSIVCKVGSQCNAIMDNRIVEQGELFKGYRVVSITSEFVTLKRGSRQWKLELFGLNVKK; this is encoded by the coding sequence GTGGTTAAGAATTTCATTATCTCAATAGCCTTAACGGTCATAGCGGGAGGAGCATGGGCAAACCAAGACCCTACCGCACCACTTGGCTGGCAGAAGCCAGTCGTCGAGTCGAGCACGAAACCAACAAAAAAACGCTATAGGCTACCGTCACTGAACAGCATAGTTTGTAAAGTTGGCAGCCAATGTAACGCCATCATGGATAACCGTATTGTAGAGCAGGGTGAACTGTTCAAAGGTTATCGCGTGGTGAGTATTACCAGTGAATTTGTAACCTTAAAGCGGGGCAGCCGTCAGTGGAAGCTGGAGCTTTTTGGATTAAACGTAAAAAAATAA
- the mshL gene encoding pilus (MSHA type) biogenesis protein MshL encodes MRKLVVGIITASLMGCSMGHRDPVEVKQALNESINQANSRALEELPSSVEADLMPNLDTSSSSEQATSKRFRIQANQVEARSFFASLVKGTEYSAAIHPAVAGSITVNLSDVTLDEVLNVVQNMYGYDVIKSGKVIQVYPAGMRTVTIPVDYLQFKRTGRSLTSISTGSVTSAGTSNSGGSSDSSGSSSSSDSENSDGSSTSPTGGTRIETVTESDFWPMLQQAVANLIGSGKGQSVVVTPQASVITVRAFPDDIRQVREFLGVSQERMQRQVILEAKILEVTLSDGYQQGINWSNLSASIGSGGVSLGRPYAGGTTLPGTGVTIPTLPGLDTIGTLLGGQTNVTISDGNFDAVLSFMSTQGDLNVLSSPRITAANNQKSVIKVGTDQYFVTELSSNVGNGDNSNAVPEVELTPFFSGISLDVTPQIDDKGNVFLHVHPAVIEVEEETKVLNLGGDFADVQLPLAKSSIRESDSVIRAKDGDVVVIGGLMKQQNLEQVSKIPFLGDVPALGHLFRNVNNVTQKTELVILLKPTVVGVNSWQKELERSRDLLQEWFPDAE; translated from the coding sequence ATGCGCAAATTAGTTGTAGGAATTATTACTGCTTCTTTAATGGGATGCTCAATGGGGCATCGAGATCCTGTTGAAGTGAAACAAGCACTCAATGAGTCGATTAATCAAGCCAACAGTCGTGCCTTAGAGGAGTTGCCTTCTTCGGTTGAAGCCGACTTAATGCCAAACTTAGATACCAGCTCGTCTTCGGAGCAAGCGACATCCAAGCGTTTTCGTATTCAGGCGAATCAAGTTGAAGCGAGAAGCTTTTTTGCTTCACTCGTCAAAGGAACCGAATACAGTGCCGCGATTCACCCAGCCGTTGCAGGTAGCATTACCGTTAACTTATCTGATGTAACGCTAGATGAGGTACTGAATGTTGTGCAGAACATGTACGGTTATGATGTGATCAAATCAGGCAAAGTGATTCAGGTCTATCCAGCGGGAATGCGCACGGTAACGATTCCTGTCGACTATCTGCAGTTTAAACGTACTGGCCGCTCACTTACGAGTATCAGTACTGGCTCTGTTACTTCAGCGGGAACCTCTAACTCTGGGGGAAGCTCAGACAGTTCAGGCTCGTCAAGTTCGTCAGACTCTGAAAACAGTGATGGTAGTTCGACGTCTCCAACGGGTGGAACGCGCATTGAAACGGTAACAGAAAGTGATTTCTGGCCAATGTTACAACAAGCTGTTGCAAATCTGATTGGCTCGGGCAAAGGTCAAAGTGTTGTTGTCACGCCTCAGGCTAGCGTCATTACGGTTCGAGCGTTTCCTGATGACATTCGTCAGGTACGTGAGTTTCTAGGCGTGTCTCAGGAGCGTATGCAGCGCCAAGTGATTCTTGAAGCTAAAATCCTCGAAGTGACGTTGAGTGACGGTTACCAGCAAGGCATTAACTGGTCTAACTTATCGGCGTCTATTGGCTCTGGAGGTGTATCTTTGGGTCGTCCTTACGCTGGTGGAACAACACTACCCGGTACAGGTGTGACAATACCAACGTTGCCGGGGCTAGATACGATTGGCACCCTGCTTGGTGGTCAGACGAACGTAACCATTTCTGATGGTAACTTTGATGCCGTCTTGAGCTTTATGTCGACTCAGGGTGACCTTAATGTGCTATCGAGTCCACGCATTACTGCTGCGAATAACCAAAAGTCGGTCATCAAAGTCGGTACTGACCAATACTTTGTGACTGAGCTGTCAAGTAACGTGGGTAACGGTGACAACTCGAATGCGGTACCAGAAGTGGAGCTAACCCCTTTCTTCTCTGGTATCTCACTGGATGTCACTCCTCAGATCGACGACAAAGGCAATGTTTTCCTTCATGTGCACCCTGCCGTTATTGAAGTAGAAGAAGAAACCAAAGTGCTGAACCTTGGCGGTGATTTCGCAGATGTGCAGTTGCCACTGGCGAAAAGTTCCATTCGCGAGTCCGACTCGGTTATTCGCGCCAAAGATGGTGACGTTGTCGTCATTGGTGGTTTGATGAAGCAGCAGAACTTAGAGCAAGTGTCTAAAATTCCTTTCCTAGGGGATGTCCCTGCATTGGGTCACTTATTCCGTAACGTGAATAACGTGACACAAAAAACAGAGCTGGTCATTTTGCTAAAACCGACGGTGGTTGGTGTGAACTCGTGGCAAAAAGAGCTAGAACGCTCTCGTGATTTATTGCAAGAGTGGTTCCCAGATGCGGAATAA
- a CDS encoding AAA family ATPase, protein MYLSHFGFRVQPFSLTPNTEMFLGLVPHYEAIQTILAAVQMGEGVIKVTGEVGTGKTMVCRKLIEQLESQVQLVYLPNPVLNGEQLQFAVARELGIENNDPLLIVSLIQEHLIRVHSSAKKTVLIVDEAQALSPQALEALRLLGNLETEQDKLIQLVLFGQPELDERLATHELRQFRQRITFSCALRPLSLDEGVAYINNRLDIAGNGTHIFSLEQKKAIWRSAMGIPRLINQICHKALLAAFNEGCTLLKNQHVYVAIHDTFDARKPKFKTPVFWGWSQH, encoded by the coding sequence ATGTACTTGTCGCATTTTGGATTTCGAGTTCAACCTTTTTCACTAACCCCAAATACAGAAATGTTTTTGGGGTTAGTCCCTCATTATGAGGCGATTCAGACCATTCTGGCCGCAGTCCAAATGGGGGAAGGGGTGATTAAGGTGACCGGAGAAGTTGGTACCGGAAAAACCATGGTGTGCCGTAAACTGATCGAGCAGTTGGAATCACAAGTACAACTGGTTTATTTGCCAAACCCAGTCTTAAATGGTGAGCAGCTACAATTCGCTGTCGCCAGAGAGTTAGGCATAGAGAATAACGATCCTTTGCTTATCGTGTCGCTCATTCAGGAGCATTTGATTCGTGTTCATTCGTCGGCCAAGAAAACGGTACTGATTGTGGATGAAGCGCAGGCGCTTTCTCCTCAGGCTCTAGAGGCATTGCGCTTGCTCGGTAATTTAGAAACCGAGCAAGACAAGCTGATTCAGCTGGTGTTGTTTGGTCAGCCAGAACTTGATGAGCGCTTAGCGACTCATGAGCTGAGACAGTTTCGTCAGCGCATCACGTTCAGTTGTGCGTTACGTCCACTCTCGCTCGATGAGGGCGTCGCCTACATCAATAATCGTTTGGATATTGCAGGCAATGGAACGCACATCTTTTCGCTTGAACAGAAAAAAGCGATTTGGCGTTCAGCCATGGGTATACCAAGGCTGATCAATCAAATCTGTCACAAAGCCTTGTTAGCAGCGTTTAATGAAGGTTGTACTTTACTGAAAAATCAGCACGTTTATGTCGCAATACACGACACATTTGATGCCCGTAAACCCAAATTTAAAACACCCGTATTCTGGGGATGGAGTCAACATTGA
- a CDS encoding tetratricopeptide repeat protein, which translates to MSAINKALSEITEKSSSSELTRAEIPHVSRSKPWLWMVAGFSLSLAVGGWAVSRGPESSGEITQYQTDASKPVKYAVDEPAYSPTSKMTPEISRQVYTKPAPQQQVIETAVANTLVAETPEPEVDSFTPRPEVKSVAQAPVLLAQAASDPSQNAPSEKFGSVAESSMNIEQVELTHHQLAVKALGRAEKALDANDMQTALSAYQEALRYAPTNVDTRQKLAALYFGKGDTRKAYEIIQEGISLDINNQTLRLALSKLLVKANQPQAALSPLVHMPPMPNRDYLAMRAVLAQKQKQDAIALESYQLLTQRDPENARWWLGLGIQQERALQFTSAINSYNKALGKVGISNQSQAFIRDRLMVLKQLENAQ; encoded by the coding sequence TTGAGTGCCATCAATAAAGCGTTATCAGAAATTACCGAAAAATCATCTTCTTCTGAATTAACCCGAGCAGAGATACCTCATGTGTCTCGTAGCAAACCCTGGCTATGGATGGTGGCAGGGTTTTCGTTGAGCCTTGCTGTGGGCGGCTGGGCCGTATCTCGAGGCCCGGAGTCTTCGGGTGAAATCACGCAATATCAGACAGATGCGTCAAAACCAGTGAAATACGCCGTTGATGAACCTGCTTATTCACCAACCAGTAAAATGACGCCAGAGATAAGTCGTCAGGTTTACACTAAGCCAGCTCCACAACAGCAAGTGATTGAAACGGCAGTCGCAAATACACTAGTCGCAGAGACTCCAGAACCTGAAGTGGACTCGTTTACTCCAAGACCAGAGGTAAAATCGGTCGCGCAAGCGCCAGTCCTGCTTGCTCAAGCTGCCAGTGATCCAAGTCAAAATGCACCAAGTGAGAAATTTGGCTCTGTTGCTGAAAGTTCGATGAATATTGAACAAGTTGAGTTGACGCATCATCAGTTGGCAGTCAAAGCACTAGGGCGTGCTGAAAAAGCCTTGGATGCCAATGATATGCAAACTGCGCTTTCTGCTTACCAAGAAGCCTTGCGTTATGCACCTACCAATGTGGATACACGCCAAAAACTTGCCGCTCTTTATTTTGGCAAAGGTGACACGCGAAAAGCGTATGAAATCATCCAAGAAGGCATCAGCCTAGACATAAATAATCAAACCCTTCGACTGGCTTTATCCAAGTTATTGGTCAAAGCCAATCAGCCTCAAGCAGCACTTAGCCCGTTGGTGCACATGCCGCCAATGCCAAATCGAGATTATTTGGCGATGCGTGCAGTACTGGCACAAAAGCAGAAGCAAGATGCAATTGCCTTGGAGAGTTATCAATTACTTACCCAGCGAGATCCAGAAAATGCTCGCTGGTGGCTGGGGTTAGGGATTCAGCAGGAGCGGGCACTGCAGTTCACTTCGGCCATCAACTCATACAATAAAGCGCTGGGGAAAGTGGGGATTTCGAACCAATCACAAGCCTTTATTCGCGATCGATTGATGGTTCTTAAGCAGTTGGAGAATGCGCAATGA